In Bacteroidota bacterium, the following proteins share a genomic window:
- the def gene encoding peptide deformylase — MILPILKYGSPVLRKYSKEFTPKDIPVQIIENLFETLKKAGGIGLAGPQVGILKRVFVIDTSPLSENDISICKYEKAFINPEIIWRSNETGINKEGCLSIPEIFEEVVRPLKIKVRYQDTKFNSIKEEFDGLIARIFQHEYDHLQGILFIDKISSFKRMLLSGKLNEIKKMYQKNKFNKTIL, encoded by the coding sequence ATGATTCTACCTATTTTAAAATATGGTTCCCCTGTTCTCAGAAAATATTCTAAAGAATTCACTCCGAAAGACATTCCTGTGCAAATAATTGAAAACTTATTTGAAACACTTAAAAAAGCAGGAGGTATTGGTTTGGCAGGACCACAGGTAGGAATTTTAAAAAGGGTATTTGTGATCGACACATCTCCGCTTAGTGAAAATGACATATCTATTTGCAAATATGAGAAAGCTTTTATTAATCCGGAAATTATTTGGCGAAGCAACGAAACCGGAATTAATAAAGAAGGATGCCTTAGCATTCCCGAAATTTTTGAAGAAGTGGTACGCCCTTTAAAAATCAAGGTCAGATATCAGGATACCAAATTCAATTCTATTAAAGAAGAATTCGATGGGTTAATAGCCCGTATATTCCAGCATGAATACGACCATCTTCAAGGGATTCTGTTTATTGATAAGATTTCTTCATTTAAAAGAATGCTTTTATCTGGCAAACTGAATGAAATCAAAAAAATGTATCAAAAAAATAAATTTAATAAAACAATTTTATGA
- a CDS encoding hydrogenase iron-sulfur subunit produces MDGVYKKNAKILVFSTEKISDPAIDMAGLLKLHYPPTVYTLSIPCSSGIKPRWILYAYEKGFDGVFIAADGSDCPYGESCTEKTGKMVSYTQQLMKERQIEPARLRMAAICSVCSESFVKQMKSFNEYLLKNSFT; encoded by the coding sequence ATGGATGGGGTTTATAAAAAAAATGCTAAAATCCTGGTGTTTTCTACTGAGAAAATATCTGATCCTGCCATTGACATGGCGGGATTACTTAAGTTGCATTACCCTCCAACAGTTTATACTTTGTCCATTCCTTGTTCAAGTGGCATAAAACCGAGATGGATTTTATATGCTTATGAAAAGGGGTTCGATGGAGTTTTTATTGCTGCCGATGGCAGTGATTGTCCTTATGGGGAATCATGTACAGAAAAAACCGGGAAAATGGTGAGTTACACCCAGCAACTAATGAAAGAAAGGCAGATCGAACCTGCCCGGTTGCGGATGGCTGCAATTTGTTCGGTGTGCAGCGAATCGTTTGTTAAGCAGATGAAAAGTTTTAATGAATATTTGTTAAAAAATTCATTTACGTAA
- a CDS encoding FeoA family protein: protein MKLTKLKEGEKCKVVDIQGGCGMLKRLDALGIRIGKEITKINSQFLRGPVIVQVGNTHVAVGYGIAERIIVETISQQKK, encoded by the coding sequence ATGAAATTAACGAAATTGAAAGAAGGAGAAAAATGTAAGGTTGTTGATATTCAAGGTGGTTGTGGTATGTTAAAAAGATTAGATGCATTGGGAATAAGAATAGGTAAAGAAATTACTAAAATCAACTCGCAATTTTTACGGGGTCCTGTAATTGTCCAAGTTGGTAATACTCATGTTGCTGTTGGTTATGGGATTGCAGAAAGAATTATTGTAGAAACAATTTCACAACAGAAGAAGTAA
- a CDS encoding ArsR family transcriptional regulator, with amino-acid sequence MEVEKGKTFKYLKDKREVSSGVIENLKYFNKMKKMIIGALTESKMTIPQLTKKINMPESEIVYYLMTLVKYGYVQTAEVDDMDEYFYYKIKNNG; translated from the coding sequence ATGGAAGTTGAAAAGGGGAAAACCTTTAAATACCTGAAAGATAAGCGGGAAGTCTCTTCGGGAGTGATCGAAAACCTGAAATATTTTAATAAAATGAAAAAAATGATCATCGGTGCACTTACTGAAAGCAAGATGACCATTCCACAACTGACCAAAAAAATTAATATGCCTGAATCTGAAATAGTGTACTACCTCATGACACTTGTAAAATATGGTTATGTGCAAACCGCTGAAGTTGATGATATGGATGAATATTTTTATTACAAAATAAAAAATAATGGTTAA
- a CDS encoding DsrE/DsrF/DrsH-like family protein, whose amino-acid sequence METKKLCIALYTGSVDKLTAAGVILSGAAADDMKVDIYVLLQGARAFRKDVGDNPDKLQMAENPDMKEEFLQSLKNLKVKTWVEFFKEAKAITDVKIHICGLAGKVWGADKLDDFIDLADDICGIGAYITAAQEADVNLFI is encoded by the coding sequence ATGGAAACAAAAAAATTATGTATTGCGCTATATACAGGTAGCGTCGATAAATTAACTGCTGCAGGAGTTATCCTGAGCGGTGCTGCGGCAGATGATATGAAAGTCGACATCTATGTATTATTACAAGGTGCCCGTGCTTTTAGAAAAGATGTCGGGGATAACCCTGACAAACTTCAAATGGCCGAAAATCCTGATATGAAAGAGGAATTTTTACAATCTTTAAAAAACCTCAAAGTGAAAACATGGGTTGAATTTTTTAAAGAAGCCAAAGCCATTACAGATGTAAAGATTCATATCTGCGGTCTTGCCGGAAAGGTCTGGGGTGCTGACAAACTGGACGACTTTATTGACTTGGCCGATGATATTTGTGGAATTGGAGCCTATATTACCGCTGCACAGGAGGCAGATGTTAACTTATTTATTTAA
- a CDS encoding CoB--CoM heterodisulfide reductase iron-sulfur subunit A family protein, with protein sequence MQGRINHASFDTLIIGGGIAGCEAALNLANNEFKVLLVEKDLSIGGKMILLSKVFPTLDCSACITTPKVSEVSRHPGIMLFTGSEVKKIVRIAYNNFDATVVKNPRYVIAEDCTGCQLCEEACPVIVRDQYQMDLVGRKAAYIPFIIASPRIAAIDIENCTLCGACEKVCPTNCIDFTQEPEEYQVTVKTVVLATGFKLFDPLMMPRYGYGLYKNVITSMQMERQLAPTRPFNTILRPGDGKVPDKIAYVLCTGSRDATVENPICSQICCMYSIKQAQLLMGALPMADVTIYYINIRSFGKGFEEFYEQAKGMGVNFIKGKIGRISEKENGNMMLRYEDINKGIVKESEHDMVVLSVGVLANQDTATFFSNDELKLDPFKFVYQVDSFASPARTSIDGVFVAGTASGPMDIPDSILSAGAASSEAIGYLIQKQ encoded by the coding sequence ATGCAGGGACGAATTAATCATGCCTCGTTTGATACGCTTATTATTGGAGGTGGTATTGCTGGATGTGAAGCAGCGTTAAATTTAGCCAACAATGAATTTAAAGTATTGTTAGTCGAAAAAGATTTGTCCATTGGCGGAAAAATGATTTTGCTAAGCAAGGTATTTCCTACGCTGGATTGTTCCGCATGTATTACGACCCCTAAAGTGTCCGAAGTTTCCAGGCATCCGGGTATAATGCTTTTCACGGGGAGTGAAGTAAAAAAAATTGTAAGAATAGCTTATAATAATTTCGATGCAACCGTTGTTAAAAACCCCCGTTATGTGATTGCGGAAGATTGTACGGGTTGTCAGTTATGCGAAGAGGCGTGTCCGGTAATTGTTCGTGACCAATATCAGATGGACCTTGTCGGCCGGAAAGCAGCATACATACCGTTTATCATTGCCAGCCCCAGAATCGCAGCCATTGATATTGAGAATTGTACACTCTGCGGCGCTTGCGAAAAGGTATGTCCGACCAATTGTATTGATTTCACACAAGAACCCGAAGAATATCAGGTTACAGTTAAAACAGTTGTTCTTGCCACAGGTTTTAAACTATTCGATCCACTAATGATGCCTCGTTATGGTTATGGGCTGTATAAAAATGTGATTACCTCTATGCAGATGGAAAGGCAGTTGGCGCCAACACGCCCGTTTAACACTATTTTGAGACCCGGCGACGGAAAAGTACCCGATAAAATTGCCTATGTGCTTTGCACCGGATCAAGGGACGCCACGGTGGAAAACCCGATTTGCTCGCAGATATGCTGCATGTATTCTATCAAACAGGCACAATTGCTCATGGGCGCATTGCCAATGGCGGATGTGACTATTTATTACATCAACATCAGATCGTTTGGGAAAGGGTTTGAGGAGTTTTATGAACAAGCCAAGGGAATGGGGGTGAATTTTATAAAAGGCAAAATCGGTCGTATTTCTGAAAAAGAAAACGGAAACATGATGCTTCGTTACGAAGATATCAATAAGGGAATCGTGAAGGAATCTGAACATGATATGGTCGTGTTATCGGTCGGGGTCCTTGCCAATCAGGATACTGCAACATTTTTTTCGAATGATGAATTAAAACTTGATCCGTTCAAGTTTGTTTATCAGGTTGATTCTTTTGCAAGTCCAGCCAGGACAAGCATCGATGGGGTTTTTGTCGCAGGAACAGCTTCCGGCCCGATGGATATTCCTGATTCCATTCTTTCAGCAGGTGCTGCATCTTCCGAGGCAATTGGTTATTTAATCCAGAAACAATGA
- a CDS encoding sulfurtransferase TusA family protein — MTTEELKKLQLTKTVDARGTACPGPLLEAKKAIVTIKPGDILEILSADEGTKVDVPKWCTKQGHEYLGTIEESGYFKIYMKKK, encoded by the coding sequence ATGACAACCGAAGAATTAAAAAAATTGCAACTAACAAAAACTGTTGATGCCAGAGGAACAGCCTGCCCGGGACCATTATTGGAAGCAAAAAAAGCCATTGTCACAATTAAACCAGGCGATATCCTGGAAATTTTATCTGCCGATGAAGGAACGAAAGTAGATGTTCCAAAATGGTGTACCAAGCAAGGCCATGAGTATCTTGGTACCATTGAAGAAAGTGGTTATTTTAAAATTTACATGAAGAAAAAATAG
- a CDS encoding radical SAM protein, with protein MENLIFGSVPSRRLGRSIGVNNIPHKVCSYSCAYCQIGKAKKMQVKREDFYHPDIIVKQIEHKFNNLDTKDLPDYITIVPDGEPTLDVHLGELIVKLKTFGFPVAVITNSSLIDCKDVQAELMNADYISIKVDTVNHSSWKRINKPHRMLNLESILKAIQVFSKVYTGKLVTETMLIKDVNDTEEELVKLTQYLQYTKPDLAYIATPTRPTAFKNILPADEATIAFAYKIFTSHSISTELLNGYEGNAFASSGNFTNDILSITAVHPMRRDAVLELMAKSNATEERLNILIDNGLIKKINFNNQVYYLRNFRFA; from the coding sequence ATGGAAAACCTTATCTTTGGTTCTGTACCATCGCGCCGACTTGGCAGAAGCATTGGAGTAAACAACATCCCCCACAAGGTATGTTCTTACTCGTGTGCTTACTGCCAGATTGGTAAAGCAAAAAAAATGCAGGTTAAACGAGAGGATTTCTACCATCCTGACATAATTGTTAAACAGATAGAACATAAATTCAACAATCTTGACACGAAAGATTTACCAGACTATATCACTATTGTTCCTGATGGTGAACCAACCCTGGATGTACATTTGGGTGAACTTATCGTAAAACTTAAAACTTTCGGGTTCCCGGTAGCCGTCATTACAAACAGTTCACTCATAGACTGTAAGGACGTTCAGGCTGAGTTGATGAATGCCGATTATATTTCGATTAAAGTGGATACGGTTAACCATTCCTCATGGAAAAGAATCAATAAGCCCCACAGAATGTTAAATCTCGAGTCAATTCTAAAGGCTATTCAGGTCTTTTCAAAGGTCTATACAGGAAAGTTGGTTACTGAAACCATGCTGATAAAAGACGTAAACGATACTGAAGAAGAATTGGTAAAGCTTACACAATACCTGCAATACACAAAACCCGATTTAGCCTATATCGCAACCCCTACACGCCCGACAGCATTTAAAAATATTCTTCCTGCCGATGAGGCAACCATTGCCTTTGCATATAAAATTTTTACCTCGCACTCTATTTCTACTGAACTTCTCAATGGATATGAAGGGAATGCCTTTGCTTCATCGGGTAATTTCACCAATGACATTTTAAGCATAACAGCCGTTCATCCCATGCGAAGGGATGCTGTTTTGGAGTTAATGGCCAAATCCAACGCAACGGAAGAAAGATTAAACATACTGATTGATAATGGCTTAATTAAAAAAATCAATTTTAACAATCAGGTTTATTATTTACGGAATTTTAGGTTTGCTTAA
- a CDS encoding Mrp/NBP35 family ATP-binding protein, with the protein MSNSFEKIPMEGVKNIIVVASGKGGVGKSTVATNLSITFARKGLKTALVDADIYGPSIPKMFGIENAQPGVKFSGEKEMMLPVEKFGVKIMSIGFFVATNQGLIWRGPMAAKAITQLFEDTQWGDIDYMIIDFPPGIGDIQLTTVQKLKLSGAIIVTTPQEIALNDARKAASMFTNPDLKVPILGIIENMSWFTPNKHPDEQYFIFGKKGGQKMAVEFNTMLLGQIPLVIEVGEAAEKGKSIFSQSNKTVITAYEKVANLLLSEIKVKP; encoded by the coding sequence ATGAGCAATTCTTTTGAAAAGATCCCGATGGAGGGAGTGAAAAATATAATTGTTGTGGCTTCCGGTAAAGGTGGTGTAGGAAAATCGACCGTTGCAACTAACCTGTCCATAACGTTTGCCCGTAAAGGATTAAAAACAGCGTTAGTCGATGCCGATATTTACGGACCTTCAATTCCTAAAATGTTTGGGATTGAGAATGCGCAACCGGGAGTAAAGTTTTCAGGCGAAAAGGAAATGATGTTACCCGTTGAGAAATTTGGGGTTAAAATTATGTCTATCGGTTTTTTTGTTGCGACAAATCAGGGATTGATCTGGCGTGGTCCCATGGCAGCTAAGGCTATAACACAGCTTTTTGAAGACACGCAGTGGGGCGACATTGACTATATGATCATTGATTTTCCTCCGGGAATAGGTGACATTCAACTTACTACTGTGCAAAAGTTAAAACTCAGTGGCGCAATCATTGTTACCACACCTCAGGAAATAGCCCTGAACGATGCCCGTAAAGCTGCATCAATGTTTACCAATCCAGATTTAAAAGTGCCTATCCTTGGTATTATTGAAAACATGTCATGGTTCACGCCAAATAAACATCCCGATGAACAATATTTTATTTTTGGTAAAAAGGGTGGTCAAAAAATGGCAGTAGAGTTTAATACAATGCTACTTGGACAAATTCCTTTAGTCATAGAAGTTGGCGAAGCGGCTGAAAAGGGTAAGAGTATTTTTAGTCAAAGCAATAAAACAGTTATAACTGCTTATGAAAAAGTTGCTAACCTGCTGCTTTCAGAAATAAAGGTAAAACCGTAA
- a CDS encoding Crp/Fnr family transcriptional regulator, protein MKNECLKCAVKSNAVSTLNEEDLEKLSHNCALVKFIKGDSLIKQGILSSNVVYLRKGIAKIHITGPYYEQITRLVKAPCYLGLPTTFGDKINQYSVTVIDNAEVCFIDINAFRLLLGKNAHFAYEIMLELCRNELAIFHKCANRTQKQIRGNIADVLLEFADYIYESDTFTLPLTQAEIGNLVDASRESVSRVLTEFNKDGIICITGKRIEITNKKSLVMISENG, encoded by the coding sequence ATGAAAAACGAATGCCTGAAATGTGCTGTTAAATCGAATGCTGTTTCAACATTAAATGAAGAGGATCTTGAAAAGCTTTCTCATAATTGTGCACTGGTCAAATTCATTAAAGGTGATTCCTTGATTAAGCAAGGCATATTATCCTCGAATGTTGTTTACTTACGAAAAGGGATCGCTAAAATTCATATAACAGGACCTTATTATGAACAAATAACCCGGTTGGTTAAAGCGCCTTGTTATTTAGGCCTGCCAACAACATTTGGGGATAAAATCAATCAATATTCAGTTACTGTAATTGATAATGCTGAGGTATGTTTTATCGATATCAATGCCTTCCGGTTGTTATTGGGAAAAAACGCGCATTTTGCATATGAGATTATGCTTGAGCTTTGCAGAAATGAACTTGCCATTTTTCACAAGTGTGCCAACCGTACTCAAAAGCAAATCCGGGGAAACATTGCAGATGTGTTATTAGAATTTGCAGACTATATTTATGAATCAGATACATTTACCCTGCCTCTTACCCAGGCAGAGATAGGAAACCTCGTCGACGCAAGCCGGGAGAGTGTGAGCCGTGTATTAACCGAATTTAATAAAGACGGAATAATCTGCATCACAGGAAAAAGAATAGAAATTACAAACAAGAAATCTTTGGTAATGATCAGCGAAAACGGGTGA
- a CDS encoding CoB--CoM heterodisulfide reductase iron-sulfur subunit A family protein: MNKKVGVYICHCGGNISDYVDVEKVKHAVENDEGVFLAKTTMFACADSNQKEMVEDIKNNKLDGVVVASCSPKLHLITFKAVTERAGLNKYNYVHANIREQASWAHSDDKVGATEKAIHLVKAAIAKVRFAESLEPIKIKSEKAVAVIGGGVAGMKAAIELSNMDCPVYLIEREHFIGGRVAQWDVLFTTNETGKELVTRLYNDLIKRPNVKLFTGAEVITNAGSIGDFGLKIKITPRYIKEKCNQGKLQAAIDACPVEIPDDFNFNITGRKAIYNNFPSEYPQAPVIDIKNCTRCGKCEQICENIDFSQKEEIVDIHVGSVLMAIGFDPYTPYDGEFGYRQIDNVVTLPQFKRLLDLSDKKFTFKGKEIKNIAYIYCVGSRQVEGENKYCSRYCCTSAIHTAIMVKKKFANIYNYHFNRGIRTYGKQEVLYNESLQMGDIYLQSYEDALPVVYWQGNQTIVKINDILTGGKEMEIEADLVVLVTGMVPRANNSVGSLFKLPRGRDKFFNEIHMKLRPVETVSNGITISGACQGPKNIMESVNSALSAATKSFSYVSIGELETEPIVARIDKNLCTWCGACAEACPFDAIKKAEDGTKSIAVINNSVCKGCGMCLPVCPSDAIDLVSYSDREIESMIETLAG; encoded by the coding sequence ATGAACAAGAAAGTAGGTGTTTATATCTGCCATTGTGGCGGAAACATCTCCGATTATGTGGATGTGGAAAAGGTAAAACACGCAGTGGAAAATGACGAGGGCGTTTTCTTAGCCAAAACAACCATGTTTGCCTGTGCCGATTCAAACCAGAAAGAGATGGTGGAGGATATAAAAAATAATAAATTGGATGGGGTCGTTGTAGCTTCATGCTCCCCAAAACTCCACCTAATAACCTTTAAGGCAGTTACCGAAAGAGCGGGCTTAAATAAATACAACTATGTTCATGCCAATATCCGCGAACAAGCATCATGGGCTCATTCCGATGATAAGGTGGGGGCTACTGAAAAAGCAATCCATCTTGTAAAGGCCGCCATTGCAAAAGTCCGTTTTGCCGAATCACTTGAACCGATTAAAATCAAATCAGAGAAGGCCGTTGCTGTAATAGGCGGTGGCGTAGCGGGGATGAAGGCCGCTATCGAACTGTCAAACATGGACTGTCCGGTTTATCTGATTGAACGGGAGCATTTTATTGGTGGCAGAGTCGCTCAATGGGATGTGTTGTTTACTACCAATGAAACCGGAAAGGAGTTGGTAACCAGGCTTTATAATGACCTTATAAAACGACCAAACGTTAAGCTTTTTACCGGGGCTGAAGTAATTACAAATGCCGGAAGCATCGGTGATTTCGGATTAAAAATAAAAATAACACCTCGCTATATAAAAGAAAAATGTAACCAGGGAAAATTGCAGGCCGCCATTGACGCTTGTCCGGTTGAAATTCCCGATGATTTTAATTTTAACATTACCGGCCGCAAAGCCATTTACAATAATTTCCCCAGTGAATATCCACAGGCACCGGTTATTGATATTAAAAATTGTACGCGTTGTGGTAAATGTGAACAAATATGCGAAAACATTGATTTCTCTCAAAAAGAAGAGATCGTTGACATCCATGTAGGTTCTGTGCTAATGGCTATTGGCTTTGATCCATATACGCCCTATGACGGGGAGTTTGGCTATAGACAGATCGACAATGTAGTAACGCTACCTCAATTCAAACGATTACTAGACTTAAGTGATAAGAAATTTACGTTTAAAGGCAAGGAAATTAAAAATATTGCTTACATCTATTGTGTCGGAAGCCGGCAGGTTGAGGGAGAAAATAAGTATTGTTCCCGTTATTGTTGTACATCAGCCATTCACACGGCCATCATGGTGAAGAAGAAATTTGCCAATATATATAACTACCATTTTAACCGGGGTATCAGAACGTACGGAAAGCAAGAGGTTCTATACAACGAATCCTTGCAGATGGGTGATATATATCTGCAATCGTATGAAGATGCGCTCCCGGTTGTGTATTGGCAAGGCAATCAAACTATAGTTAAAATTAACGATATTTTAACCGGGGGGAAAGAGATGGAAATTGAGGCCGATTTGGTGGTGCTGGTAACAGGGATGGTGCCACGGGCAAATAATTCAGTAGGATCGCTGTTTAAATTGCCCAGGGGCAGGGATAAATTTTTTAATGAGATACACATGAAGCTTCGCCCTGTTGAAACCGTCAGTAATGGAATAACCATCTCCGGTGCATGCCAGGGTCCCAAAAATATTATGGAATCAGTGAATTCAGCACTTTCGGCGGCAACAAAATCTTTTTCTTATGTGAGTATAGGAGAATTGGAAACTGAACCCATCGTTGCGAGAATTGATAAAAACCTTTGCACATGGTGCGGCGCTTGTGCAGAAGCTTGCCCGTTCGATGCCATTAAAAAGGCAGAAGATGGTACAAAATCCATCGCAGTGATCAATAATTCAGTGTGCAAAGGATGCGGAATGTGTTTGCCGGTATGCCCGTCAGATGCGATTGATTTGGTCTCTTATTCAGACCGGGAAATAGAAAGTATGATTGAGACGTTGGCTGGGTAA
- a CDS encoding ferrous iron transporter B produces the protein MKKILLIGNPNVGKSVIFSRLTGINVITSNYPGSTVDFTKGYLSIGKEKFEIIDIPGTYTLEPTSKAEEVAVKMLNEGGDFIINVVDATNLERNLNLTLQLLKQNIPVIIALNFWDETKHLGIYIDVTEFEKKLNIPVIPTCALTGEGIKEIINRLPETKSKTYEYEEEEKWHEIGNIVTQVQKLSHRHHTFLDRLEEISIRPLTGIPFALMILFVTLIAVRFIGEGLINYVLTPLFNNFYYPAIVNVVNTILPFDFLQHLLLGTTPKVMESFGLLTTGIYIPLVVVLPYMIAFYFILSLLEDIGYLPRLAVLLDFLLHKIGLHGYASIPVILGLGCKVPAMLSTRILETTKEKIIATVLVLMIAPCMPQTALILSLIAPHGIKYIILIFSIFFLIAVLNSFILNKLIKGEAPELFVEIPPYRIPYIPMVLKKMWIRVKAFIMEAVPLIIVGVFIIGILNILGVTNFLANLFGQPITSILGLPKETISVMILGFLRKDVSIALLALFNLNIKQLIIASVFMVLYLPCIATFFTLTKELGIKNALKIVLIMLFTAIVIGALLNIIFTF, from the coding sequence ATGAAGAAAATACTGCTGATTGGAAATCCAAATGTTGGGAAAAGTGTAATTTTCTCCCGTCTGACAGGTATAAATGTTATTACCTCAAATTACCCTGGTTCAACAGTTGATTTTACTAAAGGATATTTGTCAATAGGTAAAGAAAAATTTGAAATTATTGATATTCCAGGAACTTATACCCTTGAGCCAACTTCAAAAGCAGAAGAAGTTGCAGTTAAGATGCTTAATGAAGGTGGTGATTTTATAATAAATGTTGTTGATGCAACAAATTTAGAAAGGAACTTAAATCTTACTCTGCAATTATTAAAACAAAACATTCCAGTCATTATTGCACTAAATTTTTGGGACGAAACAAAACATCTTGGGATTTATATTGATGTAACTGAATTTGAAAAAAAATTAAATATTCCTGTTATTCCTACTTGTGCTTTAACAGGGGAAGGTATAAAAGAAATAATAAATAGATTACCTGAAACAAAATCAAAGACCTATGAGTATGAAGAAGAGGAAAAATGGCATGAAATAGGCAATATTGTTACTCAGGTACAAAAATTATCTCATAGACATCATACTTTTCTTGACAGATTAGAAGAAATATCCATCAGGCCATTGACAGGTATCCCATTTGCTTTAATGATTCTCTTTGTAACTTTAATAGCAGTCAGATTTATTGGCGAGGGACTGATAAATTATGTACTTACCCCATTATTTAACAATTTTTACTATCCGGCAATTGTTAATGTAGTAAATACAATTTTACCATTCGATTTTTTACAACATCTGCTTCTTGGGACAACACCTAAAGTAATGGAATCATTCGGTTTATTGACAACCGGCATATATATTCCCTTGGTTGTAGTTTTACCGTACATGATTGCATTTTATTTTATTTTAAGTTTATTGGAAGATATTGGATATTTGCCACGGTTAGCAGTTTTATTAGATTTTTTACTTCATAAAATAGGTCTTCACGGATATGCCTCTATACCGGTAATTCTCGGACTTGGTTGTAAAGTGCCCGCAATGCTTTCTACCCGTATTTTAGAAACTACCAAAGAAAAAATAATTGCTACCGTTTTAGTTCTTATGATTGCGCCATGCATGCCACAAACCGCTTTGATATTAAGTTTAATTGCACCACATGGTATTAAATATATTATACTGATATTTTCAATATTTTTTTTAATTGCCGTATTAAATAGTTTTATTCTTAATAAGCTCATTAAAGGTGAGGCTCCTGAGTTGTTTGTTGAAATACCACCATATCGTATTCCATATATACCTATGGTACTAAAAAAAATGTGGATAAGGGTAAAGGCTTTTATTATGGAAGCTGTGCCTTTAATAATTGTCGGTGTATTCATTATCGGGATTCTAAATATTTTAGGTGTAACAAATTTTCTTGCCAACCTTTTTGGTCAGCCAATAACAAGTATTTTAGGGCTCCCAAAAGAAACAATTTCTGTAATGATTTTAGGATTTTTAAGAAAAGATGTTTCTATTGCCTTACTTGCACTGTTTAATTTAAATATTAAACAACTCATAATTGCTTCTGTATTTATGGTATTGTATCTTCCCTGCATAGCAACATTTTTTACTTTGACAAAAGAGTTGGGAATTAAAAATGCGTTAAAAATTGTGTTAATCATGTTGTTTACTGCAATTGTTATTGGTGCATTACTTAACATTATATTTACTTTTTAA